In Aurantimicrobium minutum, the following proteins share a genomic window:
- a CDS encoding pyruvate carboxylase: MFKKILVANRGEIAIRAFRAAVELGAKTVAVFPEEDRSSLHRQKADEAYQIGEPGHPVRAYLDVSEIIRVAKLSGADAIYPGYGFLSENPELAQAAADNGITFIGPPARVLEMAGNKVTAKEHAISAGVPVLKSTPATTDIDALLAGAAEIGFPIFAKAVAGGGGRGMRRVETMEELRPALEAAMREAESAFGDGRMFLEQAVLRPRHIEVQILADSQGETIHLFERDCSVQRRHQKVVEIAPAPNISDELRAALHRDAIAFARSIGYQNAGTVEFLVDTAGERAGQHVFIEMNPRIQVEHTVTEEVTDVDLVQSQMRIAAGESLGDLGLHQEDIHVRGFALQCRITTEDPSQGFRPDTGKITTYRSPGGAGIRLDGGTVSPGAQISPHFDSMLVKLTCRGRTYAAAVDRSRRALAEFRIRGVSTNIPFLQGVLDDPQFKAGDVATNFIEERPHLLTGRESKDRGTKILNWVTDVTVNKPNGPRPAGADPKSKLPRIDLNTSAPAGSRQALLELGPKGFAQALRQQKAVAVTETTFRDAHQSLLATRVRTKDLVNVAPYVARMTPQLLSVEAWGGATYDVALRFLGEDPWDRLAKLREALPNVAIQMLLRGRNTVGYTPYPEEVTKAFVQEAAATGVDIFRIFDALNDVNQMRPAIDAVLETGTTIAEVGVCYTGNLLDPNEDKFTLDYYLALAEEMVAAGAHILAIKDMAGLLRPAAAAKLVSAFRERFDVPVHVHTHDTAGGQLATLLAAAAAGADAVDVASAPMSGTTSQPSASSLVAALANTERDTGLNLDAVCDLEPYWEAVRNIYKPFESGLPAPTGRVYHHEIPGGQLSNLRQQAIALGLADDFELIEDMYAAANKILGRVPKVTPSSKVVGDLALHLAAVKADPADFEANPQKYDIPDSVIGFMAGELGDIPGGWPEPFRSKVLEGKTINIQIAPLSEEDHAGLSGGSASRRATLNRLLFPVPTKAFEQVRETFGDVSVLDTVDYLYGLESGSEHIVDLGQGVRLYVGLEAIGGVDPKGMRTVMTTLNGQLRPVFVRDRSVEISTKSAEKADLTEAGHVAAPFAGVVTIKVEPGQTVAAGDPVASIEAMKMEAAITASITGRVERISFQKSQQVEAGDLIVVITPITPAN, translated from the coding sequence ATGTTCAAGAAAATTTTGGTAGCAAACCGTGGCGAAATTGCGATTCGCGCATTTCGTGCGGCTGTCGAGCTAGGAGCGAAGACTGTCGCTGTTTTCCCTGAGGAAGATCGCAGTTCTCTGCACCGCCAAAAGGCAGACGAGGCATATCAGATCGGTGAACCCGGTCATCCTGTTCGTGCCTATCTCGACGTTTCCGAAATTATTCGCGTCGCGAAACTTTCCGGCGCCGATGCCATATACCCCGGTTACGGTTTCCTCTCGGAAAACCCAGAATTAGCTCAAGCAGCCGCAGATAACGGCATCACCTTCATCGGTCCACCTGCCCGGGTACTGGAAATGGCAGGAAATAAAGTCACTGCCAAAGAACACGCCATCTCAGCAGGTGTTCCCGTACTCAAATCGACACCAGCAACAACCGACATCGACGCGCTTCTAGCAGGAGCAGCAGAAATCGGATTCCCCATCTTCGCCAAAGCAGTAGCCGGCGGTGGGGGGCGCGGTATGCGTCGTGTGGAGACGATGGAAGAACTACGTCCCGCACTCGAGGCAGCCATGCGAGAAGCTGAAAGCGCCTTCGGCGATGGCCGCATGTTCCTTGAGCAGGCAGTTCTTCGTCCACGACACATTGAAGTTCAGATTCTGGCCGATAGCCAGGGAGAAACCATTCACCTGTTCGAGCGTGACTGCTCCGTCCAGCGTCGTCACCAAAAAGTTGTTGAGATTGCTCCAGCACCGAACATTTCTGATGAACTGCGTGCTGCTTTGCACCGCGACGCAATCGCTTTTGCCCGCTCCATTGGATATCAAAATGCCGGAACTGTTGAGTTCCTGGTCGACACTGCGGGTGAACGCGCTGGACAGCACGTCTTCATCGAGATGAACCCCCGTATTCAGGTTGAGCACACTGTTACTGAAGAAGTGACTGACGTTGACCTTGTGCAGTCGCAGATGCGTATTGCGGCGGGAGAGTCCCTCGGCGATTTGGGCCTCCACCAAGAGGACATTCACGTTCGTGGTTTCGCACTTCAGTGCCGCATCACCACGGAAGATCCTTCACAAGGTTTCCGTCCAGACACTGGCAAGATCACGACCTACCGTTCACCCGGTGGTGCCGGAATTCGTCTCGATGGTGGAACGGTCAGCCCTGGCGCACAAATCAGCCCCCACTTTGACTCCATGTTGGTCAAGCTCACCTGCCGAGGTCGCACCTATGCGGCTGCAGTTGACCGTTCCCGTCGTGCGCTTGCAGAATTCCGTATTCGAGGTGTTTCCACCAACATTCCCTTCCTACAAGGAGTGCTTGACGACCCACAGTTCAAAGCTGGTGACGTTGCAACCAACTTCATTGAAGAACGACCACACCTGCTGACCGGTCGCGAGTCGAAAGACCGCGGAACCAAGATTCTTAACTGGGTTACCGATGTCACCGTGAATAAGCCCAATGGCCCCCGGCCTGCAGGTGCAGACCCCAAGTCCAAGTTGCCCCGCATCGACCTCAACACATCTGCCCCTGCAGGAAGTCGTCAAGCTTTGCTTGAACTTGGCCCGAAGGGCTTTGCTCAGGCATTAAGGCAACAAAAGGCAGTCGCGGTAACAGAAACAACCTTCCGAGACGCACACCAGTCGCTGTTAGCCACTCGAGTTCGCACCAAGGATTTGGTCAACGTTGCACCTTATGTAGCACGTATGACTCCACAGCTTCTTTCTGTAGAAGCGTGGGGTGGAGCTACCTACGATGTCGCCCTTCGCTTCTTGGGTGAAGACCCTTGGGATCGACTAGCAAAGTTACGTGAGGCTCTGCCCAACGTGGCGATTCAAATGCTTCTTCGTGGCCGTAACACAGTTGGTTACACCCCATATCCTGAGGAAGTAACCAAGGCATTTGTCCAAGAAGCTGCCGCAACAGGTGTTGACATCTTCCGCATTTTTGATGCCCTCAATGATGTGAACCAAATGCGCCCAGCAATAGATGCAGTCCTCGAAACGGGAACGACTATCGCTGAAGTTGGTGTGTGCTACACCGGCAATTTGCTAGACCCCAACGAGGATAAGTTCACACTGGACTACTACCTCGCCTTAGCTGAAGAGATGGTCGCCGCCGGTGCCCACATTTTGGCTATTAAGGACATGGCTGGCTTGTTGCGTCCTGCAGCTGCAGCCAAGTTGGTTAGCGCTTTCCGTGAGCGTTTCGACGTGCCAGTCCACGTTCACACACACGACACCGCTGGTGGACAACTCGCCACGCTTCTGGCAGCAGCAGCAGCAGGTGCTGACGCAGTAGATGTTGCTTCTGCGCCGATGTCTGGAACCACAAGCCAGCCAAGTGCGTCATCGTTAGTTGCTGCGTTGGCAAACACTGAACGTGACACAGGGCTGAACCTGGATGCAGTCTGCGACCTTGAGCCCTATTGGGAAGCTGTTCGTAACATATACAAGCCATTCGAATCTGGTTTACCTGCACCAACAGGCCGTGTTTACCACCACGAAATTCCTGGCGGTCAACTCTCAAACCTGCGTCAGCAGGCAATCGCACTTGGTCTTGCAGATGACTTCGAGTTGATTGAAGACATGTATGCCGCAGCGAACAAGATTCTTGGTCGCGTCCCCAAGGTGACCCCGTCGTCGAAGGTCGTTGGTGATCTTGCGTTGCACCTCGCAGCAGTTAAAGCTGATCCTGCTGACTTTGAGGCCAACCCGCAGAAATATGACATCCCTGACTCGGTCATTGGATTCATGGCCGGTGAACTCGGTGACATTCCTGGTGGATGGCCTGAACCCTTCCGTTCAAAGGTTCTCGAGGGTAAGACCATCAATATTCAGATTGCCCCATTATCTGAAGAAGATCATGCAGGTTTGTCGGGTGGCTCTGCATCACGCCGCGCCACGTTGAACCGTTTACTCTTCCCCGTTCCCACGAAGGCTTTTGAACAGGTTCGTGAGACGTTCGGTGATGTTTCTGTACTGGACACAGTTGACTATCTCTACGGTCTCGAATCTGGAAGCGAACACATTGTTGACCTTGGTCAGGGTGTTCGTTTGTATGTCGGACTCGAAGCTATTGGTGGGGTAGACCCCAAGGGTATGCGAACGGTAATGACCACGCTCAATGGTCAACTCCGTCCTGTATTCGTCCGTGACCGTTCTGTCGAAATCAGCACAAAGAGTGCAGAGAAAGCAGACCTCACAGAGGCTGGTCACGTAGCTGCACCATTTGCTGGTGTGGTCACGATCAAGGTTGAACCTGGTCAAACTGTTGCAGCAGGAGATCCGGTGGCTTCCATCGAAGCGATGAAGATGGAAGCGGCTATCACGGCCAGCATCACCGGACGCGTGGAGCGTATTTCCTTCCAAAAATCTCAGCAGGTTGAAGCAGGCGATCTGATCGTCGTGATTACTCCGATTACTCCAGCGAACTAG
- a CDS encoding FHA domain-containing protein produces the protein MNDSLAGDDATQVPGSTPAPDVTATFTQSFLEQVKALEAVDVTAEEQEAIASLPSGNALLIVRRGPSQGSRFLLDVDVTTCGRHPNSDIFLDDVTVSRRHAEFRRNGTEFEVRDLASLNGTYYEGERVERHALKDGDEVQVGKFHLTFFASRVDLARGA, from the coding sequence GTGAACGATTCACTCGCTGGCGATGACGCCACACAGGTCCCCGGTTCGACCCCAGCTCCAGACGTGACTGCTACTTTCACACAGTCTTTCCTCGAGCAGGTTAAAGCACTTGAAGCAGTCGATGTCACTGCTGAAGAACAGGAAGCTATCGCTTCTCTTCCCAGCGGGAATGCACTGTTGATTGTTCGTCGAGGTCCAAGCCAGGGTTCGCGTTTCCTCCTCGACGTTGATGTGACAACCTGCGGTCGTCACCCTAACTCGGACATTTTTCTCGATGACGTGACTGTCTCACGTCGTCACGCTGAATTCCGTCGCAACGGAACAGAATTTGAAGTGAGAGATCTTGCCTCACTGAACGGCACCTATTACGAGGGTGAACGTGTTGAACGTCATGCTCTCAAAGATGGCGATGAAGTTCAGGTTGGGAAGTTTCACCTCACCTTCTTTGCTTCACGTGTAGACCTAGCTCGAGGTGCATAA
- a CDS encoding MerR family transcriptional regulator, translated as MATTVRKSTPARGLLSIGQVLAKVSPDFPDLTPSKLRFLEEQGLITPERTPSGYRKFSVEHVDRLRLILTMQRDHYLPLKVIRAHLEEIDAGNNPALPNAASLSADSLLATPSRYTREEFVRACGASMNLLQDAVSAGMLEPADSYTDEHIVVLTALVELQRSGIEPRHLRTMRAAAEREYSLIERALVPVSHRQDAASQARSIERAHEISRHIEIVRSQMLRQVIAQQSR; from the coding sequence ATGGCAACAACGGTAAGAAAAAGCACCCCCGCGCGTGGACTTCTCAGCATTGGGCAAGTTCTAGCCAAGGTTTCACCAGACTTCCCTGATCTGACCCCCTCTAAACTCCGTTTCCTTGAAGAGCAGGGCCTGATCACTCCCGAGCGCACCCCCTCCGGATACCGTAAGTTCTCCGTTGAGCACGTTGATCGCTTGCGTTTGATTCTGACCATGCAGCGCGATCACTACCTTCCACTGAAGGTCATTCGTGCACATTTGGAAGAAATTGATGCAGGAAACAACCCGGCACTTCCGAACGCAGCAAGCCTGTCCGCAGATTCACTTTTGGCAACACCCTCTCGCTACACGCGTGAAGAGTTTGTTCGTGCATGTGGTGCGAGCATGAACCTGCTACAAGATGCTGTTTCTGCTGGAATGCTTGAGCCTGCCGATTCCTATACGGATGAGCACATTGTTGTGTTGACCGCGCTTGTGGAACTTCAACGCTCAGGAATTGAGCCACGTCACTTGCGCACCATGCGTGCAGCAGCTGAGCGGGAATACTCGTTGATCGAACGTGCTCTGGTACCTGTCTCTCACCGCCAGGATGCAGCCAGCCAAGCTCGTTCCATTGAGCGTGCTCATGAGATTTCTCGCCACATTGAGATTGTTCGTTCTCAGATGTTGCGTCAAGTTATTGCCCAACAATCTCGATAA
- a CDS encoding MinD/ParA family ATP-binding protein encodes MSTETPKTPAKKLAAKKPAAKKSTAKATAPVETAERISEVSVATELTVEQAPEVSNISLPAIPLNLMARTSEDFDEPSYGNDNNPSAQAGTPAEAVVSEIADIVYGEIDTVDTGSLPTRRDRLSGEPSGKPEPVAMLTPERVLDAKKKRDKPTEGWNKFVYNVTFHAVNLGDSPQTRHRKALDTSIGRPLTGGTKFVPVLTRKGGVGKTTTTTLLGMAMALVREDRVLAIDANPDRGTLAERFNKTTEKTVRDLVSNAAKILTFNDFSEYVNRDKTRLDVLASDTDPFLSEAFGANDYNIVADLASRYYSVALTDCGTGIIHSVMSATLQRADGLVIVSGGSFDEARLASETLTWLESNGYGELVKNSIVAINTATQGTNLIKLREIEDHFKSRVRETVRVPYDAMLAAGSYIDFKKLKPETQEAARQLASLVVDGL; translated from the coding sequence GTGAGCACAGAAACCCCTAAAACCCCTGCAAAGAAACTTGCCGCAAAGAAGCCTGCAGCCAAGAAATCCACGGCTAAAGCTACGGCGCCAGTTGAAACCGCAGAGCGTATTTCTGAAGTTTCTGTCGCCACTGAGCTCACCGTAGAACAGGCTCCTGAAGTTTCTAACATCAGCCTTCCTGCCATTCCGCTGAACCTCATGGCTCGCACATCAGAAGATTTTGATGAACCTTCCTACGGCAATGACAACAATCCTTCTGCTCAGGCAGGTACCCCGGCAGAGGCAGTTGTTTCTGAGATAGCTGACATTGTTTACGGCGAAATCGACACTGTTGACACAGGCTCACTTCCTACCCGCCGTGACCGTCTTTCCGGAGAACCCTCGGGTAAACCAGAGCCTGTTGCGATGCTCACTCCTGAGCGTGTGCTTGACGCTAAGAAAAAGCGTGACAAGCCCACTGAGGGGTGGAACAAGTTCGTATACAACGTAACCTTCCACGCCGTGAACTTAGGTGACTCACCGCAGACTCGTCACCGCAAAGCACTGGACACCAGCATTGGTCGCCCCCTTACTGGTGGAACCAAGTTTGTTCCCGTCCTCACTCGTAAGGGTGGTGTGGGTAAGACAACCACGACAACACTTCTTGGTATGGCTATGGCCCTGGTGCGCGAGGACCGTGTTCTTGCCATTGACGCCAACCCTGACCGCGGAACTTTGGCTGAACGATTCAACAAAACCACTGAAAAAACAGTTCGAGACTTGGTCTCTAACGCGGCCAAGATTTTGACCTTCAATGATTTTTCTGAGTACGTCAACCGTGATAAGACTCGACTGGATGTTCTCGCTTCGGATACCGATCCCTTTTTATCCGAAGCTTTTGGCGCTAACGACTACAACATCGTGGCAGATCTCGCGAGCCGCTATTACTCGGTTGCATTGACTGACTGTGGTACCGGAATCATTCACTCTGTCATGTCTGCAACCCTGCAGCGCGCTGATGGTTTGGTTATTGTCTCCGGTGGCTCGTTCGATGAAGCGCGCCTTGCTTCTGAAACACTGACCTGGCTTGAATCAAATGGCTACGGCGAACTGGTGAAGAACTCTATTGTGGCAATTAACACCGCTACTCAAGGAACGAACTTGATTAAGCTGCGCGAAATTGAAGACCACTTTAAGTCTCGTGTTCGTGAGACAGTTCGTGTTCCCTATGACGCGATGCTTGCTGCTGGTTCCTACATCGACTTCAAGAAGCTCAAGCCTGAGACGCAAGAGGCTGCTCGACAGCTAGCTTCTTTGGTTGTTGACGGCCTCTAA
- a CDS encoding ParA family protein: MHVLSISSLKGGVGKTTVTLGLASAAFAANLRTLVVDFDPQADVSTGLGVDTRDHLNVADVLANPKLKTVRQAIAPAGWSAPGHAPIDVMIGSPSAVNFDGPHPTAREVWRLEEALATIEDEYDLVLIDCAPSLNALTRTAWAASDRVVVVTEPGLFSVAAADRALRAIEEVRRGLSPRLQPLGLIINRVRAQSLEHQFRIQELRDMFGPLVLQPQLPERTSLQQVQGAARPVHAWPGEAAAEMAKNFDQLLNRISRAGKIGEYAPKS, from the coding sequence ATGCACGTGCTTAGTATTAGTTCACTCAAGGGTGGCGTTGGAAAGACAACGGTCACCCTCGGTTTGGCATCTGCTGCTTTCGCTGCAAACTTGCGTACTCTCGTCGTCGATTTTGACCCTCAGGCTGACGTCTCAACGGGTCTCGGTGTAGACACTCGCGATCACCTTAATGTTGCTGATGTTTTGGCTAACCCAAAGCTGAAGACTGTTCGTCAAGCCATAGCCCCTGCTGGTTGGTCTGCTCCAGGTCATGCCCCCATCGACGTGATGATTGGAAGCCCTTCCGCTGTCAACTTTGATGGCCCCCACCCCACAGCCCGTGAGGTGTGGCGCCTGGAAGAAGCATTGGCCACCATAGAGGACGAATATGACCTGGTCCTCATCGACTGTGCCCCAAGCTTGAATGCGCTTACCAGAACCGCTTGGGCGGCTTCTGACCGTGTCGTAGTTGTCACCGAACCAGGCTTATTCTCTGTTGCCGCTGCAGACCGTGCTTTGCGCGCCATCGAAGAAGTGCGTCGCGGGCTTAGCCCACGATTGCAGCCTCTTGGCCTGATTATCAACCGCGTCCGTGCTCAATCATTGGAGCACCAGTTCCGCATTCAGGAACTTCGCGACATGTTTGGCCCCCTCGTTCTCCAACCTCAGCTTCCTGAGCGCACCTCCCTCCAACAAGTCCAGGGTGCTGCACGCCCTGTTCACGCATGGCCTGGAGAAGCAGCAGCCGAGATGGCAAAAAACTTCGATCAACTCCTCAACCGCATTTCTCGCGCTGGCAAAATCGGCGAATACGCTCCCAAGTCCTAA
- a CDS encoding DEAD/DEAH box helicase has product MSEKTFSQLGVPAPLVTALTAAGIDSPFPIQVDTLPDTLAGRDVLGRGKTGSGKTLAFSIPMVARLGGKLAGGRRRAGRPLGLVLAPTRELATQITNTMSPLAEAYDLRVTTIFGGVSQGRQVTALKEGIDIVVATPGRLEDLMKQGFLHLDAVEITVLDEADHMADLGFLPIVTKILKATPTGGQRLLFSATLDNGVDKLVNQFLHNEVLHSVDEANSPVAAMTHHVFETSGNDAKKELVYKLASGTGRRILFMRTKHHAKKLAKALTDAGIPAVDLHGNLSQPQRDRNLAAFGDGDVNVLVATDVAARGVHVDNVELVIHVDPPMEHKAYLHRSGRTARAGAEGDVVTICLPTQQKDLASLLKKADIQVQPQKVTANSPEVLELVGEIAPYVKPAPREAKPQGGSGKSMGANAQRKRAQRESRGANPAGCPTRVTKDGKPARDRSGRPPANENGQRRSGSHKPSNGSGSRNYGTAAGGGQRQRPARQNSR; this is encoded by the coding sequence ATGTCTGAAAAGACTTTTTCCCAACTGGGCGTGCCCGCCCCTCTCGTCACAGCGCTGACCGCAGCTGGTATTGATTCTCCCTTCCCTATCCAAGTAGATACGCTTCCGGATACTCTTGCCGGCCGTGATGTTCTCGGCAGAGGCAAAACCGGATCGGGCAAAACACTGGCTTTTAGCATTCCGATGGTTGCTCGTCTTGGCGGCAAACTTGCCGGTGGCCGCCGTCGTGCTGGCCGACCGCTGGGCCTTGTGCTGGCCCCGACACGCGAGCTTGCAACACAGATTACGAACACGATGTCACCGCTAGCCGAAGCGTATGACTTGCGGGTAACAACCATCTTTGGTGGGGTTTCTCAAGGTCGCCAGGTCACCGCACTCAAAGAAGGCATCGACATCGTAGTTGCCACACCCGGCCGTCTAGAAGACCTCATGAAACAAGGTTTTTTGCATTTGGATGCCGTCGAAATTACGGTGCTAGATGAAGCAGACCACATGGCTGATTTGGGCTTTTTGCCCATCGTGACCAAAATCTTGAAAGCTACGCCTACCGGTGGCCAGAGACTCCTGTTCTCGGCAACACTGGATAACGGTGTTGACAAGTTAGTTAACCAATTCCTTCACAATGAAGTTCTCCACTCCGTTGATGAAGCGAATTCACCCGTAGCGGCAATGACCCACCATGTTTTCGAAACCAGCGGCAACGATGCCAAAAAGGAGCTTGTGTACAAGCTTGCTTCAGGTACCGGTCGTCGCATCTTGTTCATGCGCACCAAGCACCATGCCAAGAAACTGGCTAAGGCCCTGACCGACGCAGGAATCCCTGCAGTAGATCTCCACGGCAATCTATCCCAACCTCAGCGCGATCGAAACCTTGCTGCATTCGGCGACGGAGACGTCAACGTCCTCGTTGCAACCGATGTTGCAGCTCGAGGAGTACACGTAGACAACGTGGAACTCGTGATTCACGTTGACCCGCCGATGGAACACAAAGCATACTTGCACCGTTCTGGGCGAACCGCCCGTGCCGGCGCTGAGGGTGATGTCGTGACAATCTGTCTTCCCACACAACAAAAAGATCTAGCTTCGCTTCTCAAGAAAGCAGATATTCAGGTCCAACCCCAGAAGGTGACGGCAAACTCCCCCGAAGTTCTCGAACTCGTAGGAGAGATAGCACCTTATGTGAAGCCTGCTCCGCGGGAAGCCAAGCCTCAAGGTGGAAGCGGAAAGTCAATGGGGGCGAATGCTCAACGAAAGCGCGCACAGCGCGAATCGCGCGGCGCGAACCCTGCAGGTTGCCCCACTCGTGTGACCAAAGATGGCAAACCAGCACGAGATCGTTCTGGACGTCCACCAGCAAATGAGAACGGCCAACGTCGCTCAGGTTCTCACAAACCTAGCAATGGCTCAGGTTCTCGTAACTACGGAACTGCTGCTGGAGGCGGCCAACGTCAACGTCCTGCTCGACAGAACAGCCGTTAG
- a CDS encoding cryptochrome/photolyase family protein has protein sequence MADQLGPHFDDGGDVLLIEAQAVLARRPYHWAKAHLILSALRHRAAELGDRARYVTAEHYRDVLIPLRDSGESLSVVNPTSWGSRALVQELGLKILPSRGFVSSEEFFSSWVQGKKPGSLKLENYYRHWRDASGVLMEGSQPAGGQYNYDHDNRQPPPKGAANLGLPAPWKPVEDEIDAQVREDLTTWSREGKITLLGRDGPRRFAATRQEALVALADFVETRLMDFGPFEDASLMGDDVMAHSMLSVPLNLGLLHPQEVIDACVNAYDQGKAPLGSVEAIVRQIAGWRDWVWHLYWHLGEDYVQKSNYLDAHVDLPQQFWDLDGENVSAKCMSHVLKSVGDTGYAHHIQRLMILGNWSLQRGYNPAQLNDWFMDAFVDGTPWVMPANVIGMSQHADGGLVATKPYSSGGAYINSMSDFCSGCPFNPKVRLGENACPFTAGYWAFLHRVEPRIRGNHRMAQPLAGMRKLADIDAVIEQEAHRTSW, from the coding sequence ATGGCCGATCAACTTGGTCCGCATTTTGATGATGGGGGAGATGTCTTACTCATTGAGGCGCAAGCAGTACTTGCACGCAGGCCATATCACTGGGCAAAAGCTCATCTGATTCTCAGTGCTTTGCGTCATCGCGCAGCTGAATTAGGTGATCGTGCTCGATATGTCACTGCAGAGCACTATCGAGATGTCTTAATTCCTTTGCGGGATTCTGGGGAATCACTGAGCGTAGTGAACCCGACAAGCTGGGGAAGTAGGGCGCTTGTCCAAGAGCTGGGCCTCAAGATTCTCCCCAGTAGAGGGTTTGTTAGCTCTGAAGAATTCTTCTCTTCCTGGGTTCAAGGGAAAAAGCCGGGATCTCTCAAACTGGAAAACTACTACCGGCACTGGCGAGACGCCTCAGGTGTTCTGATGGAGGGTTCTCAGCCTGCAGGTGGTCAATATAACTACGACCATGACAATAGACAGCCACCGCCCAAAGGCGCTGCCAATCTTGGTTTGCCTGCACCGTGGAAACCTGTTGAAGACGAGATTGATGCTCAGGTTCGGGAGGATCTCACGACATGGTCGCGTGAAGGAAAGATCACGCTCTTGGGTCGTGATGGACCACGCAGATTTGCTGCAACACGTCAGGAAGCACTGGTTGCATTGGCTGACTTTGTTGAGACCAGATTGATGGATTTTGGCCCTTTTGAGGATGCAAGTCTCATGGGTGATGATGTCATGGCTCACTCCATGCTGAGCGTCCCGCTGAACCTTGGTCTTCTCCACCCTCAAGAAGTTATTGATGCTTGTGTGAATGCCTATGACCAAGGGAAAGCTCCCCTAGGAAGTGTGGAGGCCATAGTTCGGCAAATAGCGGGCTGGCGTGACTGGGTATGGCACTTGTATTGGCATCTCGGTGAGGACTATGTCCAAAAGAGTAACTACCTTGATGCTCACGTCGATTTGCCACAACAGTTTTGGGATCTCGACGGCGAGAATGTTTCAGCAAAGTGTATGAGCCATGTCTTGAAGTCCGTTGGCGATACAGGCTACGCACACCACATTCAACGTTTGATGATTTTAGGTAACTGGTCTTTGCAACGAGGATATAACCCTGCACAACTTAACGATTGGTTCATGGACGCATTCGTCGATGGAACTCCCTGGGTCATGCCTGCGAACGTGATAGGAATGAGCCAACACGCAGATGGCGGCCTTGTGGCCACCAAGCCGTATTCTTCCGGTGGCGCCTACATCAATTCCATGTCTGATTTTTGTAGTGGCTGCCCGTTCAACCCCAAGGTGAGATTGGGAGAAAATGCTTGTCCGTTTACCGCGGGGTATTGGGCATTTTTACACCGAGTCGAACCACGTATTCGTGGAAACCACAGGATGGCTCAACCACTAGCAGGCATGCGAAAGCTCGCAGATATCGATGCCGTTATTGAGCAGGAAGCTCATCGAACGAGCTGGTAG
- a CDS encoding MerR family transcriptional regulator produces the protein MNEVNRSDEARYELDVLFSDGMPERDENAGYRGAEAAKAAGITYRQLDYWARTELVVPTVRDASGSGSQRLYGFRDILVLKLVKRLLDTGISLQQIRAAVDQLRSAGIYDLAQTTLMSDGSSIYLCTTNDEVIDLVSRGQGVFGIAIGKVLREVETSLVEITSTSTDASDELAARRARKVG, from the coding sequence ATGAACGAAGTGAACCGCAGCGACGAAGCTCGCTACGAGCTCGACGTCCTGTTCAGTGATGGCATGCCTGAACGAGATGAGAATGCGGGCTACCGTGGTGCCGAAGCTGCAAAGGCAGCTGGAATCACTTACCGCCAGCTAGATTACTGGGCGCGTACCGAACTTGTTGTTCCCACCGTCCGTGACGCATCAGGTTCTGGTTCCCAGCGCCTGTATGGCTTCCGCGACATTTTGGTTCTCAAGCTTGTCAAGCGGCTGCTAGACACAGGAATCTCACTCCAGCAGATCCGTGCAGCTGTTGACCAGTTGCGTTCTGCCGGTATTTATGACCTCGCTCAAACCACGCTCATGAGCGATGGTTCCAGCATCTACCTGTGCACCACCAATGACGAGGTCATTGACCTGGTCAGCCGTGGTCAGGGTGTGTTTGGTATCGCCATTGGCAAGGTTTTGCGTGAAGTCGAAACCAGCCTGGTTGAAATCACCTCAACATCAACCGATGCTTCAGATGAGCTTGCAGCTCGACGTGCCCGCAAAGTTGGCTAA